In one Planktothrix tepida PCC 9214 genomic region, the following are encoded:
- a CDS encoding phycocyanin subunit beta: MFDAFTKVVSQADTRGELLSAGQIDALNQLVAESSKRLDAVNRITGSASTIVANAARSLFDEQAQLIAPGGNAYTHRRMAACLRDMEIILRYVTYAVFAGDASVLDDRCLNGLRETYLALGVPGASVAVGVGKMKDAALAIVNDPAGITPGDCSALASEIASYFDRAAAAVA; the protein is encoded by the coding sequence ATGTTTGATGCCTTCACCAAGGTAGTTTCTCAAGCTGATACACGCGGCGAACTGTTAAGCGCCGGCCAAATCGATGCCCTGAACCAATTGGTTGCCGAAAGCAGCAAACGTTTGGACGCTGTTAACCGCATCACCGGTAGTGCTTCCACCATCGTTGCCAATGCTGCTCGCTCTTTGTTTGATGAGCAAGCCCAACTGATTGCTCCTGGCGGTAATGCTTATACCCACCGTCGTATGGCTGCTTGCTTACGTGACATGGAAATCATCTTACGTTATGTCACCTACGCAGTTTTCGCTGGAGATGCTAGCGTTCTTGATGATCGTTGCTTAAACGGTCTGCGTGAAACCTACCTGGCTTTAGGCGTTCCTGGTGCTTCCGTTGCTGTTGGCGTTGGCAAAATGAAAGATGCCGCTCTGGCTATCGTCAACGATCCCGCAGGAATCACTCCTGGAGATTGTAGCGCCCTGGCTTCTGAAAT